The following proteins come from a genomic window of Populus alba chromosome 12, ASM523922v2, whole genome shotgun sequence:
- the LOC118044560 gene encoding uncharacterized protein, with protein MGNCQAIDAATLVIQYPSGKAENFYWPVSASEVMKMNPGHYVALLLSTNLYPTNNNGECPANTTANNTPLRVTRIKLLRPTDTLVLGHVYRLITSQEVMKVLCAKKQAKLKKNEPGSEEKPERVKEKQGSGLDTKARRSEQQKENQVTKNERSRPKTTTSTNSAAIARSRAWQPSLRSISEAGSGS; from the exons atggGGAATTGTCAAGCCATAGATGCAGCAACACTAGTGATTCaatacccaagtggaaaagcaGAGAACTTTTATTGGCCTGTGAGTGCTAGTGAGGTTATGAAGATGAACCCTGGTCACTATGTTGCTCTTCTCCTCTCCACCAACCTGTATCCAACCAATAACAATGGAGAATGCCCCGCCAACACCACCGCTAACAATACTCCTTTGAGGGTCACACGAATTAAGCTTCTTAGACCTACTGATACTCTTGTTCTTGGCCATGTTTATAGACTCATTACCTCTCAAG AGGTTATGAAAGTTTTATGTGCAAAGAAACAAGCTAAGCTGAAGAAAAACGAGCCGGGATCCGAAGAGAAACCTGAAAGGGTGAAAGAAAAGCAGGGATCAGGACTGGATACAAAAGCTAGACGATCTGAACAGCAGAAGGAAAATCAG GTGACCAAAAATGAAAGAAGCAGACCGAAGACAACAACATCAACCAACTCTGCTGCCATAGCCAGATCAAGAGCTTGGCAACCCTCACTACGAAGCATTTCAGAGGCTGGCAGTGGCAGCTAA
- the LOC118044561 gene encoding LIM domain-containing protein WLIM1 isoform X2 — protein sequence MAPFAGTTQKCKSCEKTVYFVDELTADSKVYHKACFRCHHCKGTLKLSNYSSFEGVLYCKPHFDQLLKMTGSLDKSFKGTSKTVRVDRSADQVQSNSKVSSMFAGTQEKCVACKKTVYPIEMVAVDGTSYHRACFRCAHGGCVISPSNFVAHEHRLYCRHHHNQLFKQKGNFSQLDKHEHVTPVNDSTA from the exons ATGGCACCATTTGCAGGGACAACCCAGAAGTGTAAGTCATGTGAGAAGACTGTATACTTTGTGGATGAACTCACTGCTGATAGCAAAGTCTATCACAAGGCTTGTTTTAGATGCCACCACTGCAAGGGTACCCTAAAG TTGAGCAACTACTCATCCTTTGAAGGCGTTTTATATTGCAAGCCTCACTTCGATCAACTTTTAAAGATGACAGGCAGCTTGGATAAAAGCTTCAAAG GGACTTCAAAAACTGTTAGAGTTGACCGGTCTGCCGATCAG GTCCAGAGCAACAGCAAAGTTTCAAGTATGTTTGCCGGAACTCAGGAGAAATGTGTTGCTTGCAAGAAAACTGTTTACCCAATCGAAATG GTGGCAGTTGATGGAACATCGTATCACAGGGCTTGTTTCAGATGCGCTCATGGAGGCTGTGTCATCAGCCCATCAAACTTCGTAGCCCATGAGCATCGTCTGTATTGCAGGCACCATCATAACCAGCTCTTCAAGCAGAAGGGAAACTTCAGCCAACTTGACAAGCATGAACATGTTACACCAGTGAATGACAGTACTGCATAA
- the LOC118044561 gene encoding LIM domain-containing protein WLIM1 isoform X1, producing the protein MAPFAGTTQKCKSCEKTVYFVDELTADSKVYHKACFRCHHCKGTLKLSNYSSFEGVLYCKPHFDQLLKMTGSLDKSFKGTSKTVRVDRSADQVLPVQSNSKVSSMFAGTQEKCVACKKTVYPIEMVAVDGTSYHRACFRCAHGGCVISPSNFVAHEHRLYCRHHHNQLFKQKGNFSQLDKHEHVTPVNDSTA; encoded by the exons ATGGCACCATTTGCAGGGACAACCCAGAAGTGTAAGTCATGTGAGAAGACTGTATACTTTGTGGATGAACTCACTGCTGATAGCAAAGTCTATCACAAGGCTTGTTTTAGATGCCACCACTGCAAGGGTACCCTAAAG TTGAGCAACTACTCATCCTTTGAAGGCGTTTTATATTGCAAGCCTCACTTCGATCAACTTTTAAAGATGACAGGCAGCTTGGATAAAAGCTTCAAAG GGACTTCAAAAACTGTTAGAGTTGACCGGTCTGCCGATCAGGTACTCCCG GTCCAGAGCAACAGCAAAGTTTCAAGTATGTTTGCCGGAACTCAGGAGAAATGTGTTGCTTGCAAGAAAACTGTTTACCCAATCGAAATG GTGGCAGTTGATGGAACATCGTATCACAGGGCTTGTTTCAGATGCGCTCATGGAGGCTGTGTCATCAGCCCATCAAACTTCGTAGCCCATGAGCATCGTCTGTATTGCAGGCACCATCATAACCAGCTCTTCAAGCAGAAGGGAAACTTCAGCCAACTTGACAAGCATGAACATGTTACACCAGTGAATGACAGTACTGCATAA
- the LOC118044562 gene encoding succinate dehydrogenase subunit 7B, mitochondrial translates to MGSLLKNYSSITSHYRSQSQKTQGAFSLSRRGFHVEPGPREQALLAEDPSLKRFKSHKKSVWRLKRFGDVLTLVVVAGCCYEIYVKTVMREEARKQAKESA, encoded by the exons atggGCTCGTTACTGAAGAATTACTCCTCCATCACTTCTCACTACCGATCTCAATCTCAG AAGACACAGGGCGCGTTCTCTCTTTCGCGTCGCGGATTCCATGTTGAACCTGGTCCTCGCGAGCAAGCT CTCCTGGCCGAAGATCCATCTCTTAAGCGATTCAAATCACATAAGAAGAGTGTGTGGAGACTCAAAAGATTTGGAGATGTTCTGACACTTGTTGTTGTAGCAG GCTGTTGCTATGAAATTTATGTCAAAACAGTAATGCGGGAAGAAGCTCGGAAACAGGCAAAGGAAAGTGCATGA